A single genomic interval of Roseomonas aeriglobus harbors:
- a CDS encoding 4a-hydroxytetrahydrobiopterin dehydratase, with translation MIEQLSEAERADALDGLPEWDYDEGRDAIGRSFTFDSFSEAFAFMTQVALLAEKADHHPEWSNVYNRVDIVLTTHDAGGLSTRDVELAGQIDDLVD, from the coding sequence ATGATCGAGCAGTTGAGCGAAGCCGAACGCGCCGATGCGCTCGATGGGCTGCCCGAATGGGACTATGACGAGGGGCGCGACGCGATCGGTCGCAGCTTCACCTTCGACAGCTTTTCCGAAGCCTTCGCCTTCATGACCCAGGTCGCGCTGCTGGCGGAGAAAGCCGACCATCATCCCGAATGGTCGAACGTGTACAACCGGGTCGATATCGTCCTGACGACGCACGACGCGGGCGGTCTGTCGACGCGCGACGTCGAACTGGCGGGACAGATCGACGATCTGGTGGATTGA
- a CDS encoding metallopeptidase family protein: MPMSRIMDGQERIAPGADEIEALARASLARIPAPFAEHLADVVLLVEEWADDETLDALEIEDPYDLTGLYHGRPVGEKSAFDGVTLPDRIHLYRRAILDEWIATGVELATLVHHIVVHEVGHHFGLSDEDMHALEAAA, encoded by the coding sequence ATGCCTATGTCGCGCATCATGGACGGGCAAGAGCGGATCGCACCGGGCGCAGACGAGATCGAGGCGCTGGCCCGCGCCAGCCTGGCGCGCATTCCCGCGCCCTTCGCGGAGCATCTGGCCGATGTCGTGCTGCTGGTCGAGGAATGGGCCGACGACGAAACGCTCGATGCGCTGGAGATCGAGGACCCGTACGATCTGACAGGCTTGTATCATGGCCGCCCGGTCGGCGAGAAGTCGGCGTTCGACGGCGTCACCCTGCCCGACCGCATCCACCTCTATCGCCGCGCGATCCTCGACGAATGGATCGCGACCGGGGTCGAGCTCGCAACTCTCGTTCATCACATCGTCGTCCATGAAGTCGGCCACCATTTCGGTCTGAGTGACGAGGACATGCACGCGCTCGAAGCGGCGGCGTGA
- the ccmA gene encoding heme ABC exporter ATP-binding protein CcmA — MTRLALTGIACTRGGRMLFDQLSLTLDAGEAAVVTGPNGVGKSSLLRIAAGLLTPAAGRVVQDGAVALMAEAAGLDSELRLSDALGWWARVDQRADAVDAAMADVGITELADIPVRLLSTGQRRRAQIARTIASGAGIWLLDEPANGLDRAAVALLERLIDRHRANGGIALVATHLPIALPDAREVAL; from the coding sequence GTGACCCGCCTGGCACTGACCGGCATCGCCTGCACACGCGGCGGGCGCATGTTGTTCGACCAGCTGTCATTGACGCTGGACGCAGGCGAAGCCGCCGTCGTTACCGGCCCCAACGGCGTCGGCAAGTCGAGCCTGTTGCGGATCGCTGCCGGCCTGCTCACCCCTGCCGCGGGCCGGGTCGTGCAGGACGGCGCTGTCGCACTGATGGCGGAAGCCGCCGGGCTGGATAGCGAACTGCGGCTGAGCGATGCGCTTGGCTGGTGGGCGAGGGTCGATCAGCGTGCCGATGCCGTCGATGCGGCGATGGCCGACGTCGGGATCACCGAGCTTGCCGATATTCCCGTCCGCCTGCTGTCGACCGGCCAACGCCGGCGTGCGCAGATCGCGCGGACGATCGCGAGCGGGGCGGGCATCTGGCTGCTCGACGAGCCGGCCAACGGCCTCGACAGAGCGGCCGTGGCGCTGCTCGAACGGCTGATCGACCGTCACCGTGCGAACGGCGGGATCGCGCTGGTTGCGACCCACCTGCCGATCGCACTTCCGGACGCGCGCGAGGTGGCGCTGTGA